One genomic window of Deltaproteobacteria bacterium includes the following:
- a CDS encoding rubrerythrin family protein codes for MSRSGDNLLAAFEGESQASARYLAFAETADAEGYPGTAKLFRAAARAELVHARNHLKAARRIGGTLDNVRAAIEGETHEFKEMYPDMVKDAVEEGDTEARHSFEFAMSIEMVHAKLFKKALENPAANPDAVYYVCPLCGHTVLNEPPKKCPYCGVDSAKFMEIP; via the coding sequence ATGAGCAGATCCGGAGACAACCTTTTGGCGGCTTTTGAAGGGGAATCACAAGCAAGCGCCCGATACCTTGCGTTCGCCGAAACAGCGGATGCGGAGGGCTACCCCGGAACGGCCAAGTTATTCAGAGCCGCGGCCCGGGCGGAACTCGTCCATGCCCGAAACCACCTCAAAGCCGCCAGGAGGATCGGCGGAACTCTGGACAACGTCAGGGCCGCCATCGAAGGCGAGACCCATGAGTTCAAGGAAATGTATCCCGACATGGTAAAAGACGCTGTTGAAGAGGGTGACACGGAAGCGAGGCACAGTTTCGAGTTCGCCATGTCCATCGAGATGGTCCACGCCAAACTGTTCAAGAAAGCATTGGAGAATCCGGCAGCCAATCCGGATGCCGTATATTACGTCTGTCCCCTGTGCGGACATACCGTTCTGAACGAACCTCCGAAGAAATGCCCCTATTGCGGTGTGGACAGCGCCAAGTTCATGGAGATCCCGTGA
- a CDS encoding DUF1638 domain-containing protein, translating into MRRMFEQDFGNMDVAMAKRLFTHYERSLIIPTPVMSEAVMRENIEEFNQIFGFRTEVREGTLGILDRTWEAAKNDFLGKDTLVSKTT; encoded by the coding sequence TTGAGAAGAATGTTCGAACAGGATTTCGGGAACATGGACGTGGCGATGGCCAAGCGGTTGTTCACCCACTATGAGCGGTCTCTCATCATTCCGACGCCCGTCATGTCAGAGGCCGTCATGCGGGAAAACATCGAGGAGTTCAATCAGATATTCGGCTTTCGCACCGAAGTTCGAGAAGGCACTCTCGGCATTCTGGACAGGACATGGGAAGCTGCGAAAAACGACTTCCTGGGCAAGGACACCTTGGTCTCGAAGACAACGTGA